A window of Glycine soja cultivar W05 chromosome 2, ASM419377v2, whole genome shotgun sequence genomic DNA:
gtatcCATTATTATGCTTaagtatcatttgatattactctaaagaaaagTATCATTTGATGTtgtaaatatagaaaaatataacattatagGTGTTTTTTGATTGTACCCTTCATTCATAGGCCAAGCATATCAAGGAGGGCAGTGCTGGGGTAGTTTTgggattttataaaaatttaaagtcaAAGGAGGTGCAAGAAGCAGTATTTATGAGGTGCAGAAAGTAAATGCCTGAAAAATAAcaccaaaagaaaaattctcCATTGGGCCAAAATCACTGCACCTCTGAACCACGGACCCGGGCCATGTCATTCCCACTTACTTTTTCTTTAAGttcatacctttttttttttttttacaaatattctCTTAAGGGAAAAAGTTCTCGTTGTGTATTCTACTCAACATAAACTGATTTCTGTTCTGTATGTAGAACAGATTCACCACAGAAACATGTTTCTATTGTGTTAAAGTTTTTCAATTGTGCATGCTCTAGGATCCTAAATGCTAGGCAAACCTGTAAAGCCTTGAAATGTCTCTCGTTTTGCCATTGAAGATATATTAAAGCATATCAGCCATTTGACCCATTACCTCCATCTCGCCTTAAAGTTCTGCATATCCCATTCCTAAAACTATTCATTAGCCGATTCAATTGATGTTTTAACTAATCAGCAAGAGAAATAGACAAACCGAATCCATGGTTAAACAAACCATAAATATTTGACCACTATTTTGAACCATCACATGTTAGAATTGAGCTAACGGTGATACGTTTGTATAGTTGCTAAGAAGTTAGACCCCATTATCAATAGTAGTGCAAAAAAGACACTTCGTGCCTGAACTTGAAAGTTTCCTATATATGTAGTTGAgtgtaatttgttaaaaaaaaaaaagaatgtaactgttgttgaaagttaaaataaaatgttgtagTGGTTATACAGGTagaggataaattttaaaaaatatttttttttattaaaaatcacggTATGAGTACATGGTAAAATGTTACACTTTCTCGTTACGCGCACTTGAAGACCTTAGCTTCTTTAATGCAGAAAGAGAGGTTATAAATTCATATGATCTGGATTAGtttctttaacttcttttatgtttgtttgCTGCACAACTTCTAGTGTAGTTTTTGGCTATCTAAATAGttgtttcttttgcttttaCTAATCTAAATCCTGTTCAAATTAAGtttctcaaaagaaaaatatctaagtcaatttaattacatataaaatcattcaaaaccatgattattttttatcctatcAATCCATCAAGTTCAAATTGAaccatttctattttttttacactccTTTCACTTTCACAAATCCATATTGCGGAGAGAAACACAagcttttgttttttaaatgtcaAAAAGGCCATAAAAAGAGGAGAGAAGATAATTATACATTTCATCTTGCAGTTGCAAATCTATTAAGAGACTGAAAAAACAGATAAGTAGAAACACATGGTATAGAGGTGGAACAGTTTCCAACAAGAAGATGGACATGTCTACATAACATAATAATGTTCTCTAACAATTCCCTTCATGGACCTGGTCTAATTTTTCCTTGGTGGCCAAGCTTCATTTCAAAAGTTCTCATGTCACCATGATGAGGAAGTGGCTTGATTCCTCTGCCTGCTCCTGCTCCTGCTCCATTAGGCTTGGAAGCCGCGATTCTCTTGTCGAATCCGAATTCGATGTCCACTTCTTTCGGACGGAAGTTGTGGTGgttctgctgctgctgctgcttttGTGGCTTAACATGTTTCTGGTTGTGGCCGTGGCTGTGGCCGCGACGGTTGCAAAGCCTTCCAAGGCAGCAAGCAACCGCagaaatgactattattatagccaaaacaacaaacacTGACCCAAAAGAGCCATTTGAATGGTGGGGTGGTGACTCATATGTGACACTGGTAGGGTAGACCTGGACAGGTTGCTGTTGCTGCTGCATCAGTGGCTGTGTCTGTGACTGTGGCTGAACTTGTAAAGACATCTTCAATGAGAGaattgagaagaagaagaagagagaatagTTGTGTTGAGGGGTATGAGAATTGTGGGGAATAGGTGGATTTGGTATTAAAGCTTCAGCACTTGTTCTTTGAGTGCAGACCAAGGTAGATTTGGATTTTAACTCCTCAAGCACTCAAAGGGGATTAGGTGTGAGAAGTGGTAATGTAAATTGGCTCACtaataaataagaatttttgaatttagaaaaaagggggaggaggggAACTTTCTTTAAAAAAGAAGGCTAGTAAAGATATTCTTTGTGTTCTTTAAACTTATTGGCTCCTATGATTGCTTTGTAAGGAGAGAAAGCAAGATCTTGCAGCATCAGGACACACTACACTCTCAAGGCCCCATGAAAGTGCAGCTTTTGTTTGCTGGGGTGTTCCCACTCATAACCATTGAATGAGACAGTCTATGGCTCTATGTAGTCAGTACATGCCAAATAGTCATGATATTTTGTTGATAAGTGCTACTTTTCTTGCAACAAATTATAAAGTGATGTAGAGGATTTCATGATTTAAGATTTTCATAGTTTCAATTAATCTTTACATTAACTCTTTTTCACAAattatgtgatgataatgatatcaTAACAAAGATCATACATACATGAACTATCTGATAAATTATTGATGAAGGACATTTTGTAAAGCTTAAAAACTTCTTATAACATGATAGTGCCAGAGACTTGTTTATTATGCACTAGTTTCTAGGCCATAGACAATTCTGTTCTCTTAGACAGTACTATACGGTCAGTTTTTCGTACAAAATACATACCCAGTGTCTAAACAAAGTAATTGTCTTTAGGAGCAGGAATAATGTTCCAAATGTGATGCATAAAGGAATAATCTAGTCAAGGATTTCTCCGAAATCTGTGAAAGGGGGAACACAGAGTGAGACTAGCCTTGTTTTATTAATATAGGGATCTGTGCAAAAGTATCATGCACTAACCATTCCAATAGCAATCTTATAAGCTTAATGGGGTCACCCTGCCCCGATTGTCCCTTTATTCCTTTTGAAAGATGGGAATCTGCTTGTGAGTGTTGAGTTGATAGAGATATTAATTTCAGGTACGTTAACTTTGTTATCATTATATCATACACTTCAGTTAGTTAAATCAGTGTCCTGATGATTCTTTtcttaaatcaaattttatagttgactgttataaacaaaaataaagtaaaaacgaTTTTCAGGGATTAGAACTTAGAAGTTTCAGATAAAAGAATTATGGGTtaagtgtattttttattgacaggacctttttttctattttattctttataaaattttatttgattttagtatttaaaattacaaaatttaaactatattctttttgttaaatataaatcacgtgtttaacatttaaaaactaattgaGTAGTTGTAATTAGATAAAATTGCTTATTATTCAGCCCGTGTAATAATCTTTTAGATAAGTTTTGACAATTTTCCTAGTAATATTGAGGACACCTTCTCATTTTACCACTTTTTTGTACagcaaaaataataagaataatgtGTTTAGTTCTAGACAAGGACTAAAAGCATGTTTTAAATCCATTAGGATCAATCTAGTGGTGGAAGTTGGGATAGATACATGATAATTTAGGTTTCATCGTCAATGTGATCTTtgtaaaaaaggaaagaaaaaataggttACTTTTATTGAACATCGGgagtaatttttctttttttaataaacaaaagtGAATTGGAATGTTATTCTTTACTAAGCCATGAAATCAATATGAACCACCAAAGGATGAATGGGACATGAAACCCTGACATCTTTTCAATGGAGTAAAGAGAAAACAGTATATATGAAGCAACCACTTTGAAAAATGGTTAGATAAATCCATTAAGCAAGCCAGCAAGGGTTGAACAAAAGGAGAATAATTCCACTTACACTCTTCCATGAATGGGAATATAATTACCCGTGCAAAGTTTCGGTTCTCTTTCTTCCAGGAATGCTCTGGCTGGCATCATGTGAGTTCTCACAAAAAAGAGAGTACTACTAGAATAGAACTTTAACATGCCTGcatgaagaaattttttttatgaaaacttcAGAAAATGGTTCTGTTAAAACTTTCATTACAATTTatcctttaaattttatttatcttcattGCATGTAGGTAAGCCAATGGTAATTTGCCTAAAGTGAGTATATTTTCTTATGTAATGAAATTTAAACCTAAAACTTTTGTAAGAggtgtgaaaaaaaatacaacagaactaaattattttaaaattgaaacaaaccaTGAAATACaagttgtttgaaaaaaaattgaaccggAGTATTTCTGTAAAATAATTCGATATGAATTGAATCCTTTTTATAAAGTGATTTAGTTGAGttatttatctataatttttataaataaaaaaaatcaagcatgATGTGTATAAAGAAAACTAAACTGAACTATAAAAACTTGAACAcgaaaaaaaatgatcaaattatatatataaaataattttgtttgatttttttttatcagtaagaATTGAACACAACACACTCTCctcaatcaattaaattaaatctctttctagttttgtttgattttaaatataaaaataatcactAAACCAACTAGTGGGTTAATGAGAATGAGTattcaaattatttgttaatgttaCCTAATAACTATAAGTACCTCACATTTGAGAACACATATGTAGGTTCCTTGTTGTGTTTCTATTTAATTATCGTGCCACCTACAAATTGTTCCGCCATTAAGGgatatttgtttttatcaattaaatttgcCCAAAAACAAGCTTCTTAACCCGCTATAATTTGCATGGGTCatgatagaattagaataatTTTCCTAAGTTAGACAACTGATATAGCCAAACATAAAATTACATGGCAGAGATTCAGTCAAAACAAGCAGCATCGTCATCAACAACATTTGTCAGCAATAGCATATTTGTCTGCAAAAGGATTTCATACTTGCTTGTCTTTGTGAGTGCAAGAAGTCAGAAATTTAAGTGTAACGTCCGAATGTAAAGCACTTTTTTGGGGACCCTACTGCTTCTTCTATCTCATCTTTTACAATAACAGAATGTGTGAtgcacattttttaattttatatttcagaaagtaaaatttatatttatttaaaaaacagtctttgttttttggtgaattaaaagaaatactaaaataGTCTTTGTCATCCTTCtttttatgaaaagaaaatttgttATATGGGCCAGACATGATTATGGATCAGTGAGGCCCATCCACACGCTAATGGGCCTGGCCATCGGGTCGTACCATGAGCCCACCGCGTTCagtgttatatataaatttgattttcgaAAACCGTTGCTCATTTCTGCCCGCGaattccagagagttttgattCTGAATGGAGTCTTCTTCTGCTCAGAAACTGTGTTTACATGtaagtttcttcttcttcttcctcttctattgcgaattgttcttatatattatatttaattttttgcctGCGAGTTTCGTGATTTGTTCGTTTATTTATGTGACGTGAATCTGCGATTACAGTTAATATCTTCATCGTATCAGAGATGCCGATTATCGGAGCAGATTTGCAGACTCGCTGTTATTCTCACTCGCTCTTCATCTTCGCACCCTTCTCTTCGAATCTCAAGTAAGAAAATGTTTGCAAGTGTTTCTTCACGCTCTATCTATTGCACATTTTgttattagataaattttattcgaaacaatttgtttgatttttcagGCATTTAGGAGCTGCCTAGAGGAATTTCGGGACTTGAGGTTTTCTTCCACGGATGTTGCAGACAATTGGGGTAACTGAACAATTCCTTAATTCAATCTGAATTGAATTGTTTTCCCTCTctttttttgtaattgtttATTGATGGCTTGTTTTGACTcttctttttatctcttttttatttattttgctccTTGTAAAACAGATGGAATGCTTCCTCTCAAAACCACCAGTAAGTGTAATAATGTTCTCATGTTAGTTGGGCTTTGATCTCATTGTGCATATAGATATCCCACATGCACAAAGTAGAAAAGAGATAACAATTCTTGTAGCCGCGTCAACTCTATTGCTCTTGCATTGATGTGGGAGGTAATATGCCAGGCCAgccattttgcctaaggaaaatggtTTTAATCTCTCTCTTCATATTATTTCAATAGTAGGTATAGGTACTTTTGATATGAAGTCATTTTTCACCAGCCATGTGGAAATTTGTCAAGTTTTATGTTTCCTTGGTGCCCGTGTAATTATACTATGTCACTGTTCAAGAGTGAAGCAGGTTTTCAACTGTATATTATATTACCACGTTTAGTTTAGTTACTGTCATGATTCTTATTGCAGTCTATGGACATTGTAGGCATCAGCGATACCGAGATACATAATTATCAGATAAACCTGAAGGGAAGTGGTTCCTCTAGAATAACTCGACTATctccaaacataaaaaatggggAAAAAATCAGGCATGCAAGTTTTTTGAACTACATTAAATTAAGATCAATtgttggttaagtttctttctaATAATTGTGTGATCGTCTTATTTTGCAGTGGTAGTGAAGTTTGTATGTCTTCTTTTGTTAGCCTTGATCTCTTACTGGTTGATATTCATACCTTTTTATAGAAGGTATGTGTTGAATTTCTAGTGCTAATTTGTCGAAACTCTTTTGTTGCGAAAAGTAAATTACTTGGGATACATGAAACTTTTACTAAGCTGATGTTTTCAATATAAATGTGTTTGATCAAACAGCTTAATTATCACTGTGCCTCAGTCATGTGATAGTCCTATAGAAAATTTTAACCATGAACCAAGATCGAAACAATTAGGCCATATTTTTCAGTTGGAACTTGAAAGTAAATTGAGCAAGTTAAATGCTTACtgaataaagaaatttaaatctattgctttaaaataatattgttcaGTGGTATAACAAATGTTTCAATTATTAGAAAGTAGTGACAGCTGTAGACAGTTAATAAGGCTATATACATCAGAAATTTGTGTGATTTTGCATTTCTCTACTGGGGTGGTGTCTAAAGCAATTTGGTTTATCAAAATCTTTTATATTGAGAAATCGATAGTGTAAGTGTTCCTAGTTTCTAAATCACCACATCAAGAACAGGAAAAATCTATGCctgacataaaaaaaaagaaagaaaaaaaaaagagagaaaacattaacaagcaGAAATATGAAGGTAACTTTAATGTGCTTCTTGAATGTGCTAAGTCTGCTgcagtttttttctttaatgcatATCAAAATTGAGGCCATATTATTTGAATGGTTTTGTTGAAGTTGTAATATATCACTCTGTTTATCTACAAAACAATCTTCTGTTTATACTCGTGtgtcaaattttttattctttttatttatttatttgttgattTTACCGATGCTAATTTTGAAGATTCTTGTAAGTTAAACTGACATAGTGAAGATTTTTCATATGTATTCACTTTTTTATCAAGCAACTATAACTTGAAGTGTGTTGTTAActctttggcaagtgtaccaattcgtTCAAGTAGTAATTTAAAACGGTAAAATCGAGTATCGTGATAAAACCGAATATCGCTTCCACATGGATCTTGTTTGTACTCAAGATGAtgtatattcaatttttatacaattaatgAATAGATTTAAGAAGTGCACTTTGAGTCATTTTTGTAAATTAGATACTATTCTAAGCTATGATTGtgtaagaaaaacaaacaatgcGAGTGGCGAAGGATCGTGAACACAGGAGTTGAATATGTTGGGGGTTTCCTATAGGAAACTACTCTTAAtgtgatataattaatttttctctatttaatattactCTAGTTATCAATCTATTAATGTACTCTAATCGTGATTCCTCACAGGAGAGCTCCTAATTTCCctaatttctttcttaatcCCTCAAGAACTAAATTAGTTGAACCGCATGACTACTAAAGAAGATGCATAAACGGGCTAAACAATCTCACACTATCGCTAGCAATAAAGCATTTAGATGTTCTTTCTGGTTCtaaggattaaaatattttccaatgcctaaaccctaaacctagcatatatatatataatatatatatatatatatatatatatatatatatatatatatatatacatgggtGATCAAATGAATAAGTATAGAAAGATACaatgaaactggaaataacattaaataaatcgTGAAAGTCATTACATCAAGAAAATTTGATGGAAAGTTCCCCAACAATGGatggtttagcctctcattgtcgtGAGAGGCTTAActcaaaaaagaataaaaatatgtgGAGGAATGGAAGGAAGATGAGTGTGGCGGTAATTGGTGGCTCTCAATGGGTTGTCTTCTTCTTCGAGCTCTAGGTTCTCTATTGTGCCATTAATCTGTAGTACCCTTTTCCCTCttgtttttccttaaaaatCATGCTGGACTTCAAGCTCTCCAAGCAGCTTCCTcacaccaagtggatcttcccGCTAAGCGGCTTCAgcacgctaagcgagcctagTGTGCTTAAGCAAAAttcatcaaaacttctttttCAATCCCTCATTTGTATTTCTATAAAACAAAAACCACTAAAACAGTATAAATCTAACAGTTTAGGCATATACTACACAAGAGGATGTCAAAATTCCAATGATTCACacaaaaagaagcaataaaagaGGAGAAAATTGATAATTCCTTTATGTCTTAATTACAGAATATGCTTATGCACATCAGTTATCATGTGTCAATGCTGTTGTTGGAGAGCTTTCTCCTTCTATCTCATGCTATCAGAAGTTAATAATTCCACCAAATCATATTGCTGATTTGCACTTCCAGTTCCTTATTGCTGACATTATCCAAAGCACTTGCAAATGTAATGCAGAATCCTTGACTTTGGCACAGTTTTAGTGATTCATTCAATTGTTTTGTCCAGAATGTTGCAATTCAATTAGTAGCTGAAGATTGCAAAGTTCCTGAATCGTACATGAAAAGGTTTTTCTTACAAATGAGTGCAACCAGTTACCAATGTCGCCATCAAATCTAGAACTTCTCAAGTCAGGCATTGAAGACTATGTACTTAAGCTTGGAAATAATTTAAGTAACAAGTGTAACTCTTGCTTCCCTAGTTGGTAAATTCATAATCTCAAGTCAGCTCTCATTTAGAATCATAAGCTTTTTTGTTCTAGACTTGGTAGATTGATTACTTTCCTGCGGTTAAGTCTCTCAGGAAGAGATCTTTTCTACTTTTATATACTTTGATCATTTGTAGGTATCATAATCATCCTAAAGTTCATGAGATATGTTGATTATCACTGGAACAATATATTCCCTATTTACCACACTTTGTACTTAGAGAATGAAATGCATAGTAGTTTTCAGTTCTTTATATGTTGTCATAGTTGTTACGTAGAAGAACCCTTAACGTGTGACAGAATCTAGATATTTTTCAGTGTCTATCAGCTACTAAGCTTATTTTGCATGTGAATTGTAGCAGGTTATTATTAATTGGATCCATTTAAAATGTTGATCTGTAACGTTTTATACTAATTTCGGAGGAAAAATGTCAAATCTAGAAGTAAATGcgagaaattggttttctaagccttctaaaaatatttactttctaaaaatatttactttctaAGATTTGAAAGTCTTCTTTTTGAACCTTTGTTAGGGAGCAGCGCAAAGTTGGGAGTGGGGAAGCTTGCTGCGCTGATAATCGACTACGCACTGAACTGGTGATGGAGGCAGTCATAGTAATAAGTAATATATCAATGCAGAACACAACGTGCTTCAGGGAATATGACAATAAAACAGAGGTCCCTCAACAATTTCCCTTGAATTTTATGCTTTAGATGTtctgttatattttatatagaGAAAAAGTGTTATGCACCGACATGTGAAAAGTTACACACATCCAATCACAACTcatcatgtatgataaatttattgatttttaaaataattatcttaaaagtaattattgGATGACGGTTTACACCGTCAGTACACAGgcattaaacttttttatatatctgCTACTTAATTTGGAtgataacaatttttaatatcaGGTTTTGTATTTCAAGGACTTTTCACCTTGTACAATCTCCCAATCATCTGTGAAGGCATTGCAAAGCATTGACTGGAAAACATATGGTTTGAATTTAGGAGGCGTAGTGGAGCAAGATGGCGTTACATTACTACAATGGGAAAACTTGCCTACAGATACTCACATTGATATTTTGCTACACTCGTAT
This region includes:
- the LOC114380329 gene encoding uncharacterized protein LOC114380329 → MSLQVQPQSQTQPLMQQQQQPVQVYPTSVTYESPPHHSNGSFGSVFVVLAIIIVISAVACCLGRLCNRRGHSHGHNQKHVKPQKQQQQQNHHNFRPKEVDIEFGFDKRIAASKPNGAGAGAGRGIKPLPHHGDMRTFEMKLGHQGKIRPGP
- the LOC114380350 gene encoding type 2 DNA topoisomerase 6 subunit B-like — its product is MSPSNLELLKSGIEDYVLKLGNNLSNKCNSCFPSWEQRKVGSGEACCADNRLRTELVMEAVIVISNISMQNTTCFREYDNKTEVLYFKDFSPCTISQSSVKALQSIDWKTYGLNLGGVVEQDGVTLLQWENLPTDTHIDILLHSYHKQYPALDRSFLSLSETIKCILLFSEIISFQKKF